From Vitis vinifera cultivar Pinot Noir 40024 chromosome 5, ASM3070453v1, the proteins below share one genomic window:
- the LOC132253730 gene encoding uncharacterized protein LOC132253730, giving the protein MRMEKHGFISLCHMFREKGWLVDSKHLNVEEKMTMFLMTISHNLRNRLIKNRFQHSSQTIHKYFHEVLVAMVNFSKEMITPPSFNDSSNGISNRRLRQIFKDVVGAIDGTLIHACIPTNQQVPYRGRGRRECFQNVMALCDFDMIFRFVVVGWEGTTHDSRVLTETIRNPQHNFPMPPSEKYYLVDAAYTYSRGFMAPYRNVRYWLSDFRSGGKAVGKEEIFNQCHARLRNVIERAFGVVKARFPILKRMAPYSFTTQTKIVMTCFSIHNFLRQISVADRLFSEYDNEVELESDNANQNQNSTTSSFFAASDQEFMQQFRNQITNELFQVFS; this is encoded by the exons ATGCGGATGGAAAAACATGGATTTATTTCTCTATGTCACATGTTTCGAGAAAAAGGATGGCTTGTTGACAGTAAACATTTGAATGTTGAAGAGAAAATGACCATGTTTCTTATGACTATTAGTCATAATCTTCGGAATCGATTGATTAAGAATAGATTCCAACACTCAAGTCAAACAATTCATAAATACTTCCATGAGGTTTTAGTGGCCATGGTGAATTTCTCAAAAGAGATGATTACTCCTCCATCATTCAATGATAGTTCAAATGGTATCTCCAATCGTCGGCTAAGACAAATTTTTAAg GATGTTGTTGGTGCAATTGATGGAACTCTTATCCATGCATGTATTCCCACTAATCAACAAGTACCTTATCGAGGTCGTGGGAGAAGAGAGTGTTTTCAAAATGTTATGGCACTTTGTGATTTTGACATGATATTTAGGTTTGTTGTTGTTGGATGGGAAGGAACAACTCATGATTCAAGAGTCTTGACAGAAACTATTCGTAACCCGCAACATAATTTTCCAATGCCCCCATcag aaaaatattatttagtagATGCAGCATACACATACAGTCGAGGTTTTATGGCACCATATCGTAATGTGCGCTATTGGTTGAGTGATTTTCGTAGTGGTGGTAAAGCTGTAGGAAAAGAGGAGATATTCAACCAATGTCATGCAAGATTAAGAAATGTCATTGAACGTGCTTTTGGTGTTGTTAAGGCGCGTTTTCCAATCTTGAAGAGAATGGCACCTTATTCGTTTACTACTCAAACAAAAATTGTCATGACATGCTTCTCCATTCACAATTTTCTTCGACAAATCTCAGTTGCGGATAGATTATTTTCTGAATATGACAATGAAGTGGAATTGGAAAGTGACAATgccaatcaaaatcaaaactcaactacAAGCAGTTTTTTTGCAGCATCTGATCAAGAATTCATGCAACAATTCCGAAACCAAATCACAAATGAACTCTTTCAAGTGTTTAGTTAA
- the LOC109122584 gene encoding L10-interacting MYB domain-containing protein-like, whose translation MSQNIEISRANWTDPIQRKHFIDLCLQEANKGFRSGGGLKSSAWPRIAEELEKLLGKRYTSKQLKNGWDYMKRQYLIWSKMMTMTGHGYNSVTKTFDWPAEKWEEYLQKYPEAKQFRFKPLANVEELEALFGGVLATRSKNWSSGGVIASGAEESSTHSTSMPSETSVSLEEDEDLPRNTNDETEGSKKKQKKGKKEQTQEEMYRIVNVLENFEGSTVKECMKILKRLLTYEDPLYYVAINAFCKKKEYREVWMEMENILMENPSHHSNSSSSSSSSEDEDTKLEVTRV comes from the exons ATGAGTCAAAATATTGAGATTAGTAGGGCAAATTGGACTGACCCCATCCAAAGAAAGCACTTTATTGATCTTTGTCTTCAAGAGGCAAACAAAGGCTTTAGATCAGGTGGAGGTTTAAAGTCTAGTGCTTGGCCTCGAATTGCTGAAGAGTTGGAGAAGTTACTTGGAAAACGTTATACTTCAAAACAACTTAAGAATGGGTGGGATTACATGAAAAGACAATATCTCATTTGGAGTAAAATGATGACTATGACAGGACATGGTTACAACTCTGTAACCAAAACTTTTGATTGGCCAGCTGAAAAATGGGAAGAATATCTAcag aaatatcCAGAAGCTAAACAATTCCGTTTTAAACCATTAGCAAATGTGGAAGAATTAGAGGCATTGTTTGGAGGAGTGTTAGCTACTAGGTCTAAAAATTGGAGCTCTGGGGGAGTGATAGCTTCTGGGGCTGAGGAATCATCAACACATTCTACATCTATGCCTAGTGAAACTTCAGTTAGTTTAGAAGAAGATGAGGATTTGCCAAGAAATACTAATGATGAAACAGAAGGTTCtaagaaaaaacagaagaaaggaaagaaagagcaAACTCAAGAAGAAATGTATAGAATAGTGAATGTGTTGGAGAATTTTGAAGGATCCACAGTCAAAGAATGCATGAAGATTTTGAAGAGGCTTTTGACTTATGAGGATCCATTATACTATGTAGCAATTAATGCATTTTGCAAGAAGAAAGAGTACAGAGAGGTGTGGATGGAGATGGAAA atattCTTATGGAGAATCCTTCACATCACTCAAATAGTTCAAGTTCATCATCAtcaagtgaagatgaagataCAAAGTTAGAAGTGACAAGAGTTTAA